From a single Planococcus shenhongbingii genomic region:
- a CDS encoding Na(+)/H(+) antiporter subunit B yields the protein MKTNDVMLQTATKVVTFIILMFAIHIFFAGHYTPGGGFVGGLLTASAIVLLMLAYDIETVKKIIPFNYVMMTAIGLLLALGTASASIFFNVPFFTHAYDYFDLPLWGETSLHSAALFDLGVYLVVVGVTMTIIQTIGEDE from the coding sequence ATGAAAACAAATGATGTGATGCTTCAAACCGCTACTAAAGTGGTGACGTTTATCATTTTAATGTTCGCTATCCACATTTTCTTCGCAGGGCATTACACCCCTGGCGGCGGTTTTGTCGGCGGGCTTTTGACAGCGAGCGCTATCGTTTTGTTGATGCTTGCCTACGATATTGAAACGGTAAAAAAAATCATTCCGTTCAACTATGTAATGATGACAGCTATAGGCTTATTGCTGGCTCTCGGAACTGCGAGTGCTTCCATTTTCTTTAATGTTCCGTTCTTTACGCATGCTTACGATTATTTTGATTTGCCGCTTTGGGGTGAAACGTCCTTGCATTCAGCTGCTTTGTTTGACCTAGGCGTTTACTTGGTTGTTGTTGGAGTTACGATGACCATTATTCAAACGATTGGAGAGGATGAATAA
- a CDS encoding Na+/H+ antiporter subunit A — protein MSLVFLIFLPILAACLVPLLFKKIGRIHTGWFVLIVPLVLFVYYATLLPITMDGGTRVSEFQWIPSLGLSFVAYLDGLSLLFSLLITGIGSLVVLYSVFYLDKNREQLHNFYVYLLMFMTAMLGIVQSDHMISLYLFWELTSISSFLLIGYWYTRDRSRFGALKSMMITVFGGLMMLGGFVLLSIMGNTYSIRELVSQAPELVNHEFFTWALVLILLGAFTKSAQFPFYIWLPDAMEAPTPVSAYLHSATMVKAGLYLVARFTPIFAASGTWIWLVTGVGLFTMFWGSFFALKQKDLKAILAFSTVSQLGLIMSLLGASALGFHVEDAAGTVFKYAAFAAIFHLVNHAVFKGSLFMVAGIVDHETGTRDIRKLGGLMSIMPISFTLAMIGSFSMAGIPLFGGFLSKEMFLTAMLAIAEFNLFSMDVWGVLFPVLAWIGSVFTFVYSFYFVFHTFAGKHKPEELPKHAHEAPIGMLVSPAILAALVIIIFFIPNLVGDWIVKPAVLAIQPFMYSSPDEVDIHVSAWHGANTEFFMTLGIFAVGALLFWSFRKWKRAYEVFPDTVSLNRLYDTFTYLSDGGANRFSAVYMTGFIRSYLVYMFGFLVLIVLSTLVLTEAFVLDLTNSAPVGIYGIVIIAALVGGTTTILFAKSRLTSIIALGAVGYSVALFFVMFRAPDLALTQLVIETISVALFLLAFYHLPKVSKKEERMGFKLGNAAIALGVGVTMTLVALASHSQKVLPSISEYYKETVYSEAGGGNIVNVILVDYRGFDTLFEITVLGIAGIAIITMIKLRLSKKEEQHENK, from the coding sequence TTGTCACTTGTGTTTTTGATTTTCTTACCTATACTTGCAGCGTGTTTGGTTCCGCTGTTGTTCAAAAAAATCGGCCGCATTCATACCGGCTGGTTTGTTTTAATTGTTCCGCTGGTTTTATTCGTGTATTACGCTACGCTGCTCCCTATTACGATGGACGGCGGGACACGGGTATCTGAGTTCCAGTGGATTCCATCACTCGGCCTCTCATTTGTTGCCTACCTGGATGGATTGAGCCTCCTGTTCTCGCTGCTGATTACAGGCATCGGATCTCTCGTCGTATTGTATTCAGTATTTTATCTGGATAAAAACCGCGAGCAATTACATAATTTTTACGTCTATTTACTGATGTTCATGACTGCCATGCTGGGCATTGTCCAGTCAGACCATATGATTTCCCTTTATCTTTTCTGGGAACTCACGTCGATTTCTTCGTTCTTATTGATCGGCTACTGGTATACACGCGACCGTTCACGGTTTGGGGCATTAAAGTCGATGATGATCACAGTTTTTGGCGGTTTGATGATGCTTGGGGGATTTGTGCTTCTCAGCATTATGGGAAATACATATTCGATCCGGGAACTCGTTTCCCAGGCTCCTGAACTTGTGAATCACGAGTTCTTTACGTGGGCTTTGGTGTTGATTTTGCTCGGTGCATTTACCAAATCCGCTCAATTTCCATTCTACATTTGGTTGCCGGATGCGATGGAAGCGCCGACTCCTGTAAGCGCTTATTTGCATTCTGCCACCATGGTAAAAGCAGGGCTTTATCTGGTCGCCAGATTTACCCCTATTTTTGCTGCTTCCGGCACTTGGATTTGGCTCGTAACCGGAGTCGGGTTGTTCACCATGTTCTGGGGTTCGTTCTTTGCATTGAAGCAGAAGGATTTAAAAGCGATTCTCGCTTTTTCAACAGTTTCCCAATTGGGCTTGATCATGAGTTTATTGGGTGCATCCGCACTCGGTTTCCATGTCGAAGATGCGGCGGGAACAGTCTTTAAATATGCCGCATTCGCAGCCATTTTCCACTTGGTCAATCACGCAGTATTTAAAGGCAGCCTATTCATGGTGGCGGGAATCGTCGATCATGAAACCGGCACACGCGATATCCGTAAACTGGGCGGTTTGATGAGCATCATGCCAATCAGCTTTACGCTTGCCATGATCGGGTCATTCTCGATGGCAGGAATTCCGCTTTTCGGCGGATTCCTGAGCAAAGAAATGTTTTTGACGGCTATGCTCGCCATTGCTGAATTCAATTTGTTCTCAATGGATGTATGGGGTGTCTTGTTCCCTGTACTGGCATGGATTGGAAGTGTCTTTACGTTTGTTTACAGCTTCTATTTTGTGTTCCATACTTTTGCCGGCAAGCACAAGCCGGAAGAATTGCCGAAACACGCTCACGAAGCGCCAATTGGCATGCTGGTATCCCCTGCTATTTTAGCAGCACTTGTCATTATCATTTTCTTTATTCCGAATCTGGTTGGCGATTGGATTGTCAAACCGGCAGTATTGGCTATCCAGCCGTTTATGTATAGTTCTCCGGATGAAGTTGATATCCATGTTTCTGCGTGGCACGGAGCCAATACAGAATTCTTTATGACACTCGGTATTTTTGCCGTAGGAGCTTTGCTGTTCTGGTCATTCCGTAAATGGAAGCGGGCATATGAAGTATTTCCCGATACCGTATCACTCAATCGCTTATACGATACTTTTACGTATTTGAGCGACGGCGGGGCAAACCGTTTTTCCGCAGTTTACATGACTGGCTTTATCCGTTCCTACCTGGTCTATATGTTCGGCTTCCTGGTGCTTATCGTCTTAAGTACATTGGTTCTAACAGAAGCCTTTGTCCTTGATTTGACTAATTCAGCACCGGTCGGAATTTATGGTATTGTCATTATCGCTGCACTGGTCGGCGGCACGACCACGATCCTTTTCGCAAAATCCAGATTGACTTCAATTATTGCGCTCGGAGCGGTCGGCTATTCGGTGGCTTTGTTCTTCGTCATGTTCCGGGCTCCGGATTTGGCTTTGACCCAGTTGGTTATTGAAACCATTTCTGTGGCGTTATTCCTTTTAGCGTTTTATCACTTGCCGAAAGTCAGCAAAAAAGAAGAACGGATGGGCTTTAAACTCGGGAATGCAGCAATTGCTTTAGGTGTCGGGGTGACCATGACACTGGTTGCTTTAGCGTCGCATTCGCAAAAAGTCTTGCCATCCATTTCCGAGTATTACAAAGAAACCGTTTACTCTGAAGCAGGCGGCGGCAATATCGTAAACGTTATTTTAGTCGATTACCGCGGTTTTGATACGCTATTTGAAATTACTGTTCTTGGAATTGCGGGAATTGCGATTATCACCATGATTAAACTCCGTTTAAGCAAAAAGGAGGAGCAACATGAAAACAAATGA
- a CDS encoding Na+/H+ antiporter subunit E — translation MALQILLNFFLAGVWMFMTNAFTPTGFAIGFIVGLLLIILMRRFFSYRLYTSRVWAVISLFFLFLKELVLSSFSVFMLVIQPRLNIRPAIFELETELKHDWEVTLLSALITLTPGTLVVGISDDQKRLYIHAIDFEDIDDAVSSIKNTFERAILEVSRP, via the coding sequence ATGGCATTGCAAATTTTACTTAATTTCTTTTTAGCTGGTGTTTGGATGTTCATGACCAACGCATTTACTCCTACAGGTTTTGCAATAGGCTTTATCGTAGGATTGCTGCTGATCATTCTAATGCGCAGATTCTTTTCCTACCGGCTGTATACTTCAAGGGTTTGGGCAGTCATTTCACTGTTCTTCCTGTTCTTGAAAGAATTGGTCCTTTCAAGTTTTTCAGTGTTTATGCTGGTTATTCAACCGCGTTTGAATATACGTCCGGCAATTTTCGAACTGGAAACCGAATTGAAGCATGACTGGGAAGTGACTTTGCTTTCCGCATTAATCACTTTAACCCCAGGAACTTTGGTCGTTGGCATTTCAGATGATCAAAAACGGCTTTACATTCATGCGATTGATTTCGAAGATATTGACGATGCGGTCTCATCGATCAAAAACACGTTTGAACGTGCCATTTTGGAGGTGAGCCGGCCTTGA
- the mnhG gene encoding monovalent cation/H(+) antiporter subunit G, translating to MISTGVIFSAVTALGLVRLPDVYTRTHAASKSSTLGVMGILAGTFIHFWLIEDHFNPQLIIAIAFLFITSPVAGHLIGRASYMSGIPLAKETVRDDMKAAVEKKLDEKK from the coding sequence TTGATCAGCACAGGTGTCATTTTCAGTGCCGTTACAGCTCTTGGGCTGGTTCGGCTTCCCGATGTCTATACACGGACGCATGCAGCTTCTAAGAGCTCTACACTTGGGGTGATGGGCATTCTGGCTGGAACGTTCATTCATTTCTGGCTGATTGAAGATCACTTTAATCCACAGCTGATTATCGCGATTGCCTTTTTGTTTATCACTTCCCCTGTAGCAGGCCATTTAATTGGCAGGGCATCTTATATGTCTGGTATTCCATTAGCTAAAGAAACTGTTCGGGATGATATGAAAGCTGCTGTCGAAAAAAAGTTAGACGAAAAAAAATAA
- a CDS encoding Na(+)/H(+) antiporter subunit F1 encodes MMMFYWISLLIISFAFAGLLYRLVKGPTVADRVVALDALGVALVSIVALLSLIIGTEFFLEIILLLSILSFIGTTAFAKFIERGVIFDRNNNR; translated from the coding sequence TTGATGATGTTTTATTGGATATCCCTTTTGATTATCAGTTTTGCTTTTGCCGGCTTGCTGTACCGCCTGGTAAAAGGGCCTACTGTCGCTGACCGTGTGGTTGCGCTTGATGCCCTCGGCGTAGCACTTGTTTCTATAGTGGCTTTGTTGTCACTTATAATCGGAACTGAATTCTTCCTGGAAATCATTTTATTATTAAGCATCTTGTCTTTTATCGGGACAACTGCTTTTGCGAAGTTTATTGAGAGAGGAGTGATTTTCGATCGAAACAATAATCGTTAA
- a CDS encoding Na+/H+ antiporter subunit D — protein MINLLLFPVLIPLLFAAILLFFPKNIRMQRSIAALGAGLALIAVLFLIAKVKTDGIQAVTLGSWDAPFGITMVSDLFSALLVLSATVITLFVIFYSFPTIGVEREQSFYYPAVLFLLTGVNGAFTTGDIFNLFVFFEVLLMSSYMLIVHGGQKPQLRETIKYLLVNIISSALFVSAVAFLYSVTGTLNMADLAVKIPQIEATGILTVIAVLFLIVFGFKAAIFPLYFWLPGAYYAPPIPILALFGALLTKVGVYAIMRTYTLFFTMNTDFTHELLAIIAILTILAGCIGALAYFDVKKIIIYNIIIAVGVILFGVSQLNEAGVNGSIFYLIHDMLIKAALFFLVGIVAVIFGTSNLRQMGGLMKTYPVLGWVYLITAFGLAGIPPLSGFPGKLLIVQGGFEGPQFWGSIVILVTSLLVLLSVIRIFVYAFWGEPVETVPLKKSTYRQMMIPSVLLVALTVFLGVGAEFFMPLISGAGEVLLNPSIYIDAVLKE, from the coding sequence ATGATTAACTTACTTCTATTTCCTGTCTTAATTCCGTTGCTATTTGCTGCGATTTTGCTGTTTTTCCCTAAAAATATCCGCATGCAGCGAAGCATCGCTGCTCTAGGTGCCGGATTGGCATTAATCGCAGTCTTATTTTTAATAGCTAAAGTGAAGACAGATGGCATCCAAGCCGTTACACTCGGCAGTTGGGATGCGCCTTTTGGCATCACGATGGTATCCGACTTGTTTTCCGCTTTACTAGTACTAAGCGCGACAGTCATTACCCTATTCGTTATTTTTTATAGCTTTCCGACAATTGGCGTGGAGCGGGAGCAATCGTTTTATTACCCGGCAGTGCTTTTCCTGCTGACTGGTGTAAACGGCGCTTTTACTACTGGAGATATCTTTAACTTATTTGTTTTCTTTGAAGTATTATTGATGTCATCGTATATGCTGATTGTCCACGGCGGACAAAAGCCGCAATTGCGCGAGACGATCAAGTACTTGCTTGTCAACATCATTTCTTCCGCTTTATTTGTATCCGCTGTAGCTTTTTTGTATTCCGTTACGGGAACATTGAATATGGCTGATTTAGCCGTGAAAATCCCGCAAATTGAGGCTACTGGAATCCTGACGGTCATAGCCGTCCTGTTCCTGATTGTATTTGGCTTTAAGGCAGCTATTTTCCCGTTATATTTCTGGCTGCCGGGCGCTTATTACGCCCCGCCAATCCCTATTTTAGCTTTGTTTGGTGCTTTGCTGACCAAAGTCGGGGTTTATGCAATCATGCGTACATACACGTTATTTTTCACAATGAATACAGATTTCACGCATGAATTGCTGGCCATTATCGCAATCTTGACGATTCTTGCCGGCTGCATCGGCGCCTTGGCCTATTTTGATGTCAAGAAAATCATTATTTATAACATCATTATTGCGGTCGGTGTTATTTTGTTCGGCGTTTCTCAATTAAATGAAGCCGGTGTAAATGGGTCCATCTTCTATTTGATCCATGATATGCTGATCAAAGCAGCTTTGTTCTTCTTAGTCGGGATTGTAGCGGTCATTTTCGGCACATCGAACTTGCGCCAAATGGGCGGGTTGATGAAGACTTATCCGGTTCTCGGCTGGGTTTACCTGATTACCGCTTTCGGATTGGCAGGAATTCCACCGCTTAGCGGGTTCCCCGGTAAATTGCTGATTGTCCAAGGCGGTTTTGAAGGTCCGCAATTCTGGGGAAGCATCGTTATATTAGTCACCAGCTTGCTGGTACTGCTGAGTGTTATCCGCATTTTCGTTTATGCTTTCTGGGGAGAGCCGGTTGAAACCGTGCCGCTCAAAAAATCGACTTACCGCCAAATGATGATTCCTTCAGTGCTTTTGGTCGCGCTCACTGTGTTCCTGGGGGTCGGCGCTGAATTTTTCATGCCATTAATCAGCGGTGCAGGTGAAGTTCTATTAAATCCATCCATCTATATAGATGCGGTATTAAAGGAGTAG
- a CDS encoding Na(+)/H(+) antiporter subunit C gives MEIIMSVVIGFLFMAAVYLMLSKSLIRIIIGTGLLSHGAHLLILTMGGLGGTAPPVVAEGVSISDYVDPLPQALILTAIVISFAVTSFFLVLAYRSYQELGTDNVNLMRGTEDDD, from the coding sequence ATGGAAATTATTATGTCGGTTGTCATCGGCTTTTTGTTTATGGCAGCTGTCTACTTGATGCTTTCGAAAAGTTTGATCCGCATTATTATCGGTACCGGTTTGCTTAGCCATGGCGCCCACTTGTTGATTTTGACAATGGGCGGGCTTGGTGGAACCGCCCCCCCTGTTGTTGCTGAGGGAGTAAGTATTTCGGATTATGTCGATCCCCTTCCACAAGCGCTTATTCTGACGGCGATTGTTATCTCATTTGCGGTGACTTCATTTTTCTTGGTTCTTGCTTACCGCTCTTATCAGGAGCTTGGCACCGATAACGTGAATTTAATGAGAGGAACTGAAGACGATGATTAA